The proteins below come from a single Lepeophtheirus salmonis chromosome 4, UVic_Lsal_1.4, whole genome shotgun sequence genomic window:
- the LOC121116607 gene encoding serine/threonine-protein kinase A-Raf-like yields the protein MASSCTGYDSVQLISSSTFHSSDDIINNPNIDLRPKSTRSLYQRVRQWLDRRLTVHSLAHSCTSVLISPHVPRKSFDHTAISTEEHSKRRFSTKREDIPDIKLLLQEGNISSSTPRCVNESWADLSCSSMSSPRTSLTGTSPPYKSSDENASPSSTPSTPSKFYQIRRSHFKKSVSENVDNNNKKSLRRLLMVRTKWKSDEPHTQECIMPISQSSTLQERRRNFAASRKKQVLVPDEEFVRNSLGEWYIPFEELEFKKQIAFSEDTQIFSGRWHGDVVVHEFRFHKSFNDHIQSLLQIRHENIILYMGGSIASRKNAPSYLIVTNDHGGTSLFNSLKTRSSDQDKLNRLDIAKKVASAMGYLHAKDIIHGQLTTKNVFISNYKMVYLSLLDYSVSETGQILKTPEYILYNDVIPSKESDIFAFGTLLFELFAHPLEFSPHLILHDKLHQELNSVICTDKLKKIIHQCWSYKPSERPSFIKMVHLFEPEGCLIRRFSTSDPGLDQIS from the coding sequence ATGGCCTCTTCCTGTACTGGTTACGACTCTGTACAATTAATTTCATCCTCCACATTCCATTCCTCTGATGATATCATCAATAATCCAAATATCGACCTAAGACCAAAAAGTACTCGAAGTTTGTATCAACGAGTAAGACAATGGCTCGACAGACGCTTAACTGTTCACTCACTTGCACATTCATGTACATCAGTATTGATAAGTCCTCATGTTCCAAGAAAATCATTTGACCATACTGCCATAAGTACAGAAGAACATTCAAAACGAAGGTTTAGTACGAAGAGAGAAGACATTCCTGACATTAAACTTCTTCTTCAGGAAGGAAATATTAGTAGCTCTACTCCACGTTGTGTGAATGAGTCTTGGGCGGATCTTAGCTGTTCTTCAATGAGCAGTCCAAGGACATCCTTGACTGGAACTTCACCACCTTACAAATCCTCTGATGAAAACGCATCTCCTTCCTCCACTCCTTCCACTCCATCTAAATTTTATCAGATTCGAAGATCCCATTTTAAAAAGTCCGTTTCCGAAAATGtagataacaataataaaaaatccctCCGACGTTTGTTAATGGTTCGAACCAAATGGAAAAGTGATGAGCCTCATACTCAAGAATGTATCATGCCCATTTCACAGTCATCAACACTTCAAGAAAGGCGTAGAAACTTCGCAGCGTCGAGAAAGAAGCAGGTTCTTGTTCCAGATGAAGAATTCGTTAGAAATTCCCTGGGGGAATGGTACATACCTTTTGAAGAACtagagtttaaaaaacaaattgcatTCTCTGAGGATACCCAGATATTTTCAGGCCGTTGGCATGGGGATGTTGTTGTCCATGAATTTAGATTTCACAAGTCCTTCAACGACCATATCCAAAGCTTACTTCAAATACGAcatgaaaatatcattttgtacaTGGGGGGAAGCATTGCTTCCAGAAAGAACGCTCCATCCTATTTAATAGTCACAAATGATCATGGAGGAACATCCTTATTCAACTCACTGAAAACGAGATCTTCAGATCAAGATAAACTAAATAGACTCGATATAGCAAAGAAAGTAGCCAGTGCAATGGGTTATCTTCACGCAAAAGACATTATTCATGGTcaattaacaacaaaaaatgtatttatatccaATTACAAAATGGTGTATCTCTCCCTACTCGACTACTCCGTCAGTGAGACTGGACAAATACTTAAAACCCCagagtatattttatacaacgaTGTTATTCCGTCCAAAGAAAGTGATATTTTTGCTTTTGGGACTCTTTTATTCGAACTCTTTGCTCATCCTTTAGAATTTTCACCTCATCTAATACTTCATGATAAACTTCATCAGGAACTTAACTCTGTGATCTGTACagataaacttaaaaaaataattcaccaATGCTGGAGCTATAAACCCTCTGAACGTCCATCTTTTATCAAAATGGTACATCTATTTGAGCCAGAAGGATGTTTAATCAGACGGTTCAGTACCTCTGATCCTGGATTAGATCAAATATCTTAA